Proteins encoded in a region of the Cytobacillus pseudoceanisediminis genome:
- a CDS encoding alpha/beta hydrolase — translation MMDYPRGSIQDIAIESKELGEEVELLIYLPASFSPLYKYTVVIAQDGKDYFQLGRVGRIADELLKDKEIENIIIVGVPYKNVKDRWKKYHPDGEQHNAYIRFLAHELVPYLDREFPTYQMGMGRALMGDSLAATVSLMAALQYPNTFGRLILQSPYVDTSVTEAVQEFTQAHLLNIYHVIGKGETSVKTTGGEEKDFLTPNRELSSLFKQKQFPYFYDEFDGNHTWTYWQPDLKRALKSMF, via the coding sequence ATGATGGATTACCCTAGAGGATCAATACAAGATATTGCAATCGAGAGCAAGGAACTGGGTGAAGAGGTCGAGCTGCTCATTTATTTGCCCGCATCCTTCTCACCTTTATATAAATACACTGTTGTCATAGCCCAGGATGGCAAAGATTACTTCCAGCTTGGCAGAGTCGGGCGCATCGCGGATGAATTACTAAAAGATAAAGAAATTGAAAATATCATCATTGTTGGTGTCCCTTATAAAAACGTCAAAGACAGATGGAAGAAATATCATCCGGACGGCGAACAGCATAATGCTTATATTCGTTTCCTTGCACACGAGCTGGTTCCATATCTTGACCGAGAATTCCCTACTTATCAAATGGGGATGGGACGTGCCCTTATGGGAGACTCACTTGCGGCAACTGTTTCATTAATGGCGGCCCTGCAATACCCTAATACTTTTGGGAGGTTAATTCTTCAATCACCTTATGTTGACACCTCCGTTACAGAGGCAGTGCAGGAATTTACGCAGGCCCACCTTCTTAATATTTATCACGTTATCGGGAAAGGCGAAACATCTGTAAAGACAACAGGGGGTGAAGAGAAAGATTTTCTTACTCCAAATCGGGAGCTTTCCAGTTTATTTAAGCAGAAACAATTCCCTTACTTCTATGATGAATTTGATGGAAATCATACATGGACCTACTGGCAGCCTGATTTAAAAAGGGCGCTAAAGTCTATGTTTTAA
- a CDS encoding YjcG family protein: MNTNYGIVIFPSKKLQDLANSYRKRYDPHYALIPPHVTLRSRFEASEEEIKQLTETLHGIAKKHEPFHINATKISSFQPVNNVIYFKIEPSAQLEELHIELNDHISGDTPEYNFVPHITIGQKLSNDEHSDVYGSLRMQPVNHEEVVDRFHLLYQLENGSWTVYETFRLGKE, from the coding sequence ATGAACACTAATTACGGCATAGTTATTTTCCCGTCAAAAAAATTGCAGGATTTGGCCAATTCTTATAGAAAGCGGTATGATCCGCATTATGCTTTAATTCCTCCGCATGTAACATTAAGATCACGCTTTGAAGCATCTGAAGAAGAAATAAAACAGCTGACGGAAACACTTCATGGAATAGCGAAGAAACACGAGCCATTTCATATAAATGCTACAAAAATCAGCTCTTTCCAGCCTGTCAACAATGTCATTTATTTTAAAATTGAGCCTTCAGCCCAGCTCGAAGAGTTACATATTGAACTGAATGATCATATTAGCGGCGATACACCTGAATATAATTTTGTTCCCCATATTACCATCGGACAAAAACTCTCCAATGATGAACATTCCGATGTATATGGGAGCTTAAGAATGCAGCCTGTTAATCACGAAGAGGTTGTGGATCGTTTTCATCTTCTATATCAGCTGGAAAACGGCTCATGGACCGTTTATGAAACATTCAGGCTAGGAAAGGAATAG
- a CDS encoding GNAT family N-acetyltransferase, giving the protein MEVRIVSSEQELHDAFSVRKQVFINEQNVPEEEEIDQFEDEAVHFVLYNNGMPAGAGRFRTVDGNGKVERICVLKENRQSGSGKAIMDKIEEHAKKQGLPALKLNAQTQAIPFYEKLGYQVISEEFMDAGIPHRTMKKTI; this is encoded by the coding sequence GTGGAAGTAAGAATAGTCTCATCTGAACAAGAATTGCACGATGCCTTCTCAGTAAGGAAACAAGTTTTTATCAACGAGCAAAATGTTCCTGAAGAAGAGGAAATCGATCAGTTCGAAGACGAAGCAGTCCATTTTGTACTATATAATAATGGCATGCCTGCAGGTGCCGGAAGATTTCGCACTGTTGACGGCAATGGCAAAGTGGAAAGAATATGCGTTCTGAAGGAGAACCGTCAGAGCGGCTCAGGAAAAGCAATAATGGATAAAATCGAAGAGCATGCTAAGAAACAAGGCTTGCCTGCCTTAAAATTAAATGCCCAGACGCAGGCTATCCCTTTTTATGAAAAGCTCGGCTATCAGGTAATCTCGGAAGAATTCATGGATGCCGGGATTCCCCACCGTACAATGAAAAAAACGATATAG
- a CDS encoding SurA N-terminal domain-containing protein, with the protein MKKLMYPFLLVLISAVLAACGADDESKSADKKEEAKTAETDQQDQQKQMEEMQKKMDKQKLDEEKTVAIVNDQEILGREYNSVLTSSQMMYQQMGQDPTTKDAADKIKEQTLDSLVGQTLLLQEADKKGYKASDEEVKKQLEETKGQFKDDKEFETAMKQAGLNPDSLEKEIANNIKYTKYINGEIKPGEVTDAEIQKFYDEYASQGGAEGQEPPKLEEVKPQIKQQLEQQKQQDMLVKHVEELKKSAKIDIKV; encoded by the coding sequence ATGAAAAAACTAATGTATCCCTTTTTACTAGTATTAATATCTGCCGTTTTAGCTGCTTGTGGAGCTGATGATGAAAGCAAGAGTGCAGATAAAAAAGAGGAAGCGAAAACAGCTGAAACCGACCAGCAGGACCAACAGAAGCAAATGGAAGAAATGCAAAAGAAAATGGACAAACAAAAGCTTGATGAAGAAAAGACTGTTGCAATCGTTAATGACCAGGAAATCCTTGGCCGCGAGTATAACAGCGTGCTTACTTCATCACAAATGATGTATCAGCAAATGGGACAAGACCCTACTACCAAAGATGCTGCAGATAAAATCAAGGAGCAGACACTCGACAGTCTAGTCGGCCAGACACTTCTTCTCCAAGAGGCAGACAAAAAAGGCTACAAAGCTTCTGATGAAGAAGTCAAAAAGCAGCTGGAAGAAACAAAAGGACAATTCAAGGACGACAAGGAATTCGAAACAGCAATGAAACAGGCTGGCCTTAACCCTGACTCATTAGAGAAGGAAATTGCCAACAATATTAAATATACGAAATATATTAATGGCGAGATTAAACCAGGGGAAGTTACAGATGCTGAAATTCAGAAATTCTATGATGAATATGCCAGCCAGGGTGGTGCTGAAGGACAGGAGCCGCCTAAATTGGAGGAAGTAAAGCCTCAGATCAAGCAGCAGCTCGAACAGCAAAAACAGCAGGATATGCTGGTTAAGCATGTAGAAGAATTGAAGAAAAGTGCAAAAATTGATATTAAGGTATAA
- a CDS encoding proline dehydrogenase family protein → MLKDLFIGLSQNEFLNSAAKKYGLKLGAQSVVAGTNLDEAIQSIKELNAHGISCTVDNLGEFVYKKEEAAEAKKQIIEVIEAIHENQVDAHISLKPSQLGLDIDFSFCLENVREIVERASHYGIFVNMDMEDSKRLQPSFDILDELSKEYNNIGTVIQAYFLSAEEDLMKYKDFRLRIVKGAYKEPEEIAYQDKSDIDANFIKLIEWHLLNGKFTSIATHDHKVINHIKDFVRANNIPKEKFEFQMLYGFRKDMQLKLAGEGYNFCTYVPFGNDWYGYFMRRLAERPQNLNLVAKQVFTKKTNTVIGVAAGAFLLGRLTKKRKK, encoded by the coding sequence ATGTTGAAAGATCTGTTTATCGGCCTTTCCCAAAACGAATTTCTGAATAGTGCTGCAAAGAAATATGGGTTGAAATTGGGAGCGCAGAGTGTAGTTGCGGGAACAAATTTAGATGAAGCAATTCAAAGCATAAAAGAGCTGAACGCTCATGGCATCTCTTGTACTGTCGATAACCTCGGGGAATTTGTATATAAAAAAGAAGAGGCGGCAGAAGCGAAGAAACAAATAATTGAAGTGATAGAAGCCATTCATGAAAATCAGGTGGATGCACATATATCTTTAAAGCCTTCCCAATTAGGCCTGGATATCGACTTCTCTTTCTGTCTTGAAAATGTTAGGGAGATAGTAGAGAGAGCAAGCCATTATGGTATTTTTGTGAATATGGATATGGAAGACTCTAAGCGTTTGCAGCCTTCCTTTGATATACTGGATGAATTATCTAAAGAATATAATAACATAGGTACAGTTATTCAAGCCTATTTCCTGAGTGCTGAAGAAGATTTAATGAAATATAAGGATTTCCGCTTGCGAATTGTAAAAGGGGCTTATAAGGAGCCTGAGGAAATTGCTTATCAGGACAAAAGTGACATCGATGCTAACTTTATAAAATTAATAGAATGGCATTTGCTGAATGGCAAATTTACATCTATTGCAACACATGACCATAAAGTAATTAATCATATAAAAGATTTTGTAAGGGCTAACAATATCCCTAAAGAGAAATTTGAATTTCAAATGCTTTATGGCTTCCGCAAGGATATGCAGCTGAAGCTTGCTGGTGAAGGCTATAATTTCTGTACCTATGTACCTTTTGGGAATGACTGGTACGGCTACTTCATGAGGCGTCTGGCTGAAAGGCCGCAGAATTTAAACCTTGTTGCCAAGCAGGTATTTACTAAGAAAACCAATACTGTGATTGGTGTGGCCGCAGGAGCTTTCCTATTAGGCAGATTGACAAAGAAACGGAAGAAATAA
- a CDS encoding TRAP transporter permease, translated as MENKGETLSLEEQQKLLEKYDPEAGTRKLGGVLGWIVFFGLLAFSLFHLYTGVFGMLTAQLQRSIHLGFALALIFLLFPARKKDRGRKHKVAWYDIILAILGIAVGAYWPLFIDEIVMRAGRLTEIDFYVGLIAVLLVLEATRRAVGLPITIIAVIFLAYAMFGPYMPAFLAHRGLDLERLVQTMFFTTEGILGTPLGVSATFIFLFLLFGSFLVKTGVGQYFNDLAVSIAGKRTGGPAKVAIFSSALQGTISGSSVANVVTSGSFTIPMMKKLGYKKEFAGAVEATASTGGQIMPPIMGAAAFLMVEFIGGGITYWDIAKAAAIPALLYFAGVWIMTHFEAKRVGLRGLKDEEMPNRKEVLKKIYLLLPILAVIILLMSGMSVIRAALWSIVITVAVSMISKETRIGFRDAIDALVDGARTALGVAAATAAAGIIVGVVVKTGLGLKMANGLLDLSGGLLIPTLMLTMVAAIILGMGSPTTANYVITSTIAAPAIILLGVPDLSAHLFVFYFGIVADVTPPVALAAFAAAGVSGGDPIKTGVTASKLAIGAFIIPYMFVLSPELLMIDTTWYYLIWVVFTALAGMMAIGAGVIGYWLRKLNIFERLLGIAGGLLLIYPEGVTDIVGLVIFILLIALQVFIKKDDQAKPQTA; from the coding sequence TTGGAAAATAAAGGGGAAACATTATCACTTGAGGAGCAGCAGAAATTGCTGGAAAAATACGATCCAGAGGCTGGTACAAGGAAATTAGGAGGAGTATTAGGCTGGATCGTCTTTTTTGGGCTTTTAGCATTTTCACTGTTCCATTTATATACAGGGGTTTTCGGGATGCTTACAGCCCAGCTGCAGCGTTCGATTCATTTAGGTTTTGCATTAGCCCTAATATTTCTATTATTCCCTGCAAGGAAGAAAGACAGGGGACGAAAGCATAAAGTTGCCTGGTACGATATCATTTTAGCTATACTGGGTATTGCGGTAGGAGCTTATTGGCCGCTTTTTATTGATGAAATTGTCATGAGGGCTGGCCGTCTGACCGAGATTGATTTTTATGTAGGACTAATTGCAGTTCTTCTGGTACTGGAAGCGACCAGGCGAGCGGTTGGACTTCCAATAACCATTATTGCCGTCATTTTTCTTGCCTATGCTATGTTCGGGCCATATATGCCGGCATTTTTGGCGCACCGCGGTCTTGATTTAGAAAGATTGGTGCAGACCATGTTCTTTACGACCGAGGGAATCCTAGGTACTCCATTAGGCGTATCTGCTACGTTTATATTCCTATTCTTGTTATTTGGTTCATTCCTTGTAAAAACGGGTGTAGGGCAGTATTTTAATGATTTGGCTGTATCCATCGCCGGAAAGAGAACTGGCGGACCGGCGAAGGTTGCCATTTTCTCAAGTGCTCTACAGGGAACAATCAGCGGTAGTTCTGTAGCTAACGTAGTAACTTCAGGCTCTTTTACCATCCCAATGATGAAAAAGCTGGGCTACAAGAAAGAATTCGCCGGCGCAGTTGAAGCGACTGCATCAACCGGCGGCCAGATTATGCCTCCAATCATGGGTGCTGCTGCATTCCTGATGGTTGAGTTTATTGGCGGCGGCATTACATACTGGGATATTGCCAAGGCAGCTGCTATTCCAGCCCTTCTATATTTTGCCGGGGTCTGGATAATGACTCACTTCGAAGCAAAACGTGTAGGACTTAGAGGGCTGAAAGATGAAGAGATGCCTAACCGTAAGGAAGTATTGAAGAAGATTTATCTGCTGCTGCCGATTTTGGCAGTTATCATCCTGCTAATGAGCGGAATGAGTGTAATACGTGCAGCTCTTTGGTCAATTGTAATTACGGTTGCAGTAAGTATGATTAGCAAGGAAACGCGCATTGGATTCAGAGATGCTATCGATGCTTTAGTTGATGGTGCACGCACGGCTTTGGGCGTTGCTGCAGCAACTGCTGCGGCAGGTATTATTGTTGGGGTAGTTGTAAAGACAGGTCTTGGATTAAAGATGGCGAATGGCCTCCTTGATCTTTCGGGCGGACTGTTGATCCCGACTTTGATGCTGACAATGGTTGCAGCGATTATCCTTGGAATGGGATCACCAACAACTGCAAACTATGTTATTACATCAACTATAGCTGCCCCAGCAATCATCCTTCTGGGCGTACCTGATTTATCTGCTCACTTATTTGTGTTCTACTTCGGTATTGTGGCAGATGTCACACCTCCAGTTGCTCTTGCAGCATTTGCGGCGGCTGGTGTATCCGGCGGAGATCCGATAAAGACGGGAGTAACAGCTTCAAAGCTTGCCATAGGGGCTTTTATTATTCCATACATGTTTGTCCTTTCACCGGAATTATTGATGATTGATACAACCTGGTATTATTTAATCTGGGTAGTATTCACCGCTTTGGCAGGTATGATGGCAATCGGCGCTGGGGTAATTGGCTACTGGCTGCGTAAATTGAATATTTTTGAAAGACTGCTGGGAATTGCAGGGGGACTATTGCTTATCTACCCTGAAGGGGTTACTGATATTGTAGGATTAGTTATTTTTATCCTGTTGATTGCATTGCAGGTCTTCATTAAAAAAGACGATCAGGCAAAGCCGCAAACAGCATAA
- a CDS encoding GNAT family protein: MKDLYACNEIYISVIKENEPGIRVYEKVGFEPTGELFQAFHPEPIYKLKV, from the coding sequence ATGAAAGATCTGTATGCTTGTAATGAAATCTACATATCAGTCATCAAGGAGAATGAGCCAGGTATTCGTGTTTATGAGAAAGTTGGTTTCGAACCAACAGGTGAGCTCTTTCAGGCCTTCCATCCTGAGCCCATCTACAAGCTAAAAGTGTAA
- a CDS encoding YczE/YyaS/YitT family protein has product MIKHTTFIQIIAGYFILTLGVSLIILSNLGAGAWDTVYVGLFNKFGLTIGTWSFLVTASLIFFNALLTWEKPQFKSFIGTILASVGIDFWMELVFSGITVTSFSLQILAFITGVSFLGFGVSIYIRPQLFSGPIDGLMIATAKRLNISIKTARIINELLALAIGLILGGPVGLGTLFVAVFLGYAIQYGTVLLNHLKNKGLKII; this is encoded by the coding sequence ATGATTAAACACACAACATTCATTCAAATAATTGCAGGTTATTTTATTCTCACTCTCGGTGTCTCATTAATTATCTTATCCAATCTCGGTGCAGGTGCCTGGGACACTGTTTATGTTGGCCTTTTTAATAAGTTCGGTCTGACAATCGGAACATGGTCATTTCTGGTAACAGCATCCCTTATATTCTTCAATGCTCTGCTGACCTGGGAAAAGCCCCAGTTTAAATCATTTATTGGAACCATTTTAGCGAGTGTGGGGATCGATTTTTGGATGGAGCTTGTTTTCAGCGGCATCACAGTTACAAGCTTTTCCCTTCAGATCCTTGCCTTCATCACAGGTGTCTCATTTCTGGGCTTCGGGGTATCTATATATATCCGTCCGCAATTATTCAGCGGCCCAATTGATGGATTAATGATCGCAACTGCCAAAAGGCTAAATATCAGCATTAAGACCGCACGTATAATTAATGAATTATTGGCATTGGCCATTGGCCTTATTTTAGGCGGTCCAGTTGGATTAGGCACATTGTTCGTTGCCGTCTTTTTAGGCTATGCCATACAATACGGCACTGTTTTGCTTAATCACTTGAAAAATAAGGGTTTAAAGATTATTTAA
- a CDS encoding DUF1850 domain-containing protein has protein sequence MNFNKPGNKKAVLALLVILTIAIMFFIPIKQAVVFEYQNKGKVIAYFLIKEDRTFKIKYTHSIHLTDVVESYSITEDGRIKLFELMYEDFAIGMPENASDGETFEQKDGKYYIKNMKRFFPSFDLRLGKVRANHRMILQGEEYVLTDYIEPGTWVRIKAKK, from the coding sequence ATGAACTTTAATAAGCCAGGGAATAAAAAAGCGGTCCTGGCACTCCTCGTAATCTTAACCATCGCAATCATGTTCTTCATACCCATTAAGCAGGCAGTTGTTTTTGAGTATCAAAACAAAGGAAAGGTGATTGCTTATTTCCTGATTAAAGAGGACAGAACCTTTAAGATAAAGTATACACATTCCATCCACCTTACAGATGTTGTAGAAAGCTATTCTATAACCGAGGATGGAAGGATTAAATTGTTTGAACTCATGTATGAGGATTTTGCCATCGGCATGCCTGAGAATGCTTCAGATGGAGAAACATTTGAACAAAAGGACGGCAAATATTATATTAAGAATATGAAAAGGTTTTTTCCTTCATTTGACTTAAGGCTGGGTAAGGTCAGAGCGAATCACAGAATGATCTTGCAAGGCGAAGAATATGTCCTTACAGACTATATCGAACCTGGCACATGGGTACGGATAAAGGCAAAAAAATAA
- a CDS encoding endonuclease/exonuclease/phosphatase family protein: MKLLTLNCHSWQEDQQLEKIKILAEAIKENLYDVIALQEVSQHIKAPLIDGHIREDNYALLLIEELRKIGVKDYVFKWDFSHIGYDIYEEGLAIITRHEIKEDQSFFITKNRDQKHWKTRKIVGIKLLHQDKPISFYSCHLGWWHDQEESYRFQVESLLSKVPKDESAILMGDFNSSAYVRNEGYDFLTGNGLYDTYELASRKDSGVTVRGKIAGWENNKHDMRIDLILSAQPIQPKYSRVIFNGIHKPIISDHYGVEIEI, encoded by the coding sequence ATGAAATTATTAACTCTAAACTGCCACTCATGGCAGGAGGATCAGCAGCTGGAAAAAATAAAAATTCTTGCTGAGGCAATTAAAGAGAACCTCTATGATGTCATCGCTCTGCAGGAAGTCAGCCAGCATATCAAAGCCCCTTTGATAGACGGCCATATCAGAGAAGATAATTATGCACTGTTGTTAATTGAAGAATTGAGAAAAATAGGTGTGAAAGATTACGTTTTTAAATGGGATTTTTCACATATTGGCTACGATATATATGAAGAAGGTCTTGCAATCATAACAAGGCATGAAATAAAAGAAGATCAATCATTTTTCATTACAAAAAACCGAGACCAGAAACACTGGAAGACACGGAAAATAGTTGGTATTAAATTACTTCATCAAGATAAGCCTATCTCCTTCTATTCTTGTCATCTCGGCTGGTGGCACGATCAAGAAGAGTCCTATAGATTCCAGGTTGAATCTCTACTTTCAAAAGTCCCAAAGGATGAATCCGCCATTTTAATGGGAGATTTCAACAGCTCCGCTTATGTCCGCAATGAAGGTTATGACTTTCTGACAGGCAATGGGCTCTACGACACTTATGAATTAGCTTCCAGGAAGGATTCTGGTGTTACTGTTAGAGGAAAGATTGCCGGCTGGGAGAACAATAAACATGATATGCGGATTGATTTAATTCTTTCGGCTCAGCCTATACAGCCGAAATATTCTCGGGTTATTTTTAACGGCATACACAAACCCATCATTTCAGATCATTATGGCGTTGAAATTGAAATATAG
- a CDS encoding tyrosine-type recombinase/integrase: MRHTSATLLINQGVHAKIISKRLGHSNIRITMDKYGHFLQTAEQGAANKLDSLFKRHKNSI; the protein is encoded by the coding sequence CTGCGACACACATCAGCAACCCTATTAATAAATCAGGGTGTTCACGCAAAAATCATTTCAAAGAGACTTGGTCATTCAAATATCCGTATAACCATGGATAAATATGGACATTTTTTACAAACTGCAGAACAGGGAGCAGCTAACAAATTAGACTCACTTTTTAAACGGCATAAAAATAGCATTTAA
- a CDS encoding TAXI family TRAP transporter solute-binding subunit produces the protein MKKRSIFLATALLLALSMVLAACGGGKDEGGGDGEGGGADKPKFMSIVTGGTGGTYYPLGGSFAEIISDATGIDTNAEVSGASAENMNTLKDGNAEIAFSQTDIASYAQEGKLMFEGAAVDNVSAIGTLYPETIQIVTTAKSGIKSVEDLKGKKVSIGAPGSGTAANAEQILEVHGIKLDDIQKQDLSFDESTAGIQDGNIDAAFVTAGTPTGAVEGLSATEDVVIVPIEQDKIDALIEKYPYYVQDEVPSGTYKLAEAVPTVAVQAMLVVSNDLSDDVVYDVTKAIFENLDKVTHAKGKMIKAENAVKGTGIELHPGAKKYFDEKGFKAE, from the coding sequence ATGAAAAAGAGAAGTATATTCCTAGCCACAGCTCTGCTGTTAGCGCTTTCTATGGTTCTTGCAGCCTGCGGAGGCGGAAAAGATGAAGGCGGCGGCGATGGAGAAGGCGGCGGCGCAGACAAGCCTAAATTCATGAGCATCGTGACTGGTGGAACAGGCGGTACATACTATCCGCTGGGCGGATCATTCGCTGAGATTATTTCTGATGCTACAGGCATTGATACAAATGCTGAAGTTTCAGGTGCATCTGCAGAGAACATGAACACACTGAAAGATGGCAATGCTGAGATTGCTTTCTCTCAAACAGATATTGCTTCATATGCACAAGAAGGAAAATTAATGTTTGAAGGTGCAGCAGTGGATAATGTGAGTGCGATCGGCACGCTTTATCCGGAAACGATCCAGATCGTTACTACTGCAAAATCTGGCATTAAATCTGTTGAAGACTTAAAAGGCAAAAAAGTTTCAATAGGAGCTCCTGGTTCAGGAACTGCTGCGAATGCAGAACAGATTCTTGAAGTGCACGGAATCAAATTGGATGACATTCAAAAGCAGGATCTTTCTTTTGATGAGTCAACTGCCGGAATACAGGATGGCAATATTGATGCAGCATTCGTTACAGCAGGAACTCCAACAGGTGCTGTTGAAGGACTTTCTGCAACTGAAGATGTTGTGATCGTTCCGATTGAACAGGATAAAATCGATGCATTAATCGAAAAATATCCTTACTATGTACAGGATGAAGTGCCATCTGGAACATATAAGCTTGCAGAAGCTGTGCCAACAGTAGCAGTACAGGCAATGCTTGTTGTTTCTAATGACCTTTCAGACGATGTAGTTTACGATGTTACAAAAGCAATCTTTGAGAACCTTGACAAAGTTACACATGCCAAAGGAAAAATGATTAAGGCTGAAAATGCTGTCAAAGGTACTGGCATTGAACTGCACCCTGGTGCTAAAAAGTACTTTGACGAAAAAGGCTTTAAAGCTGAATAA
- a CDS encoding DUF421 domain-containing protein — translation MEYLHIVSVLVIGYFFLFIMAKLLGKTQITQITPFDFISAIVLGELVGNALYDQETGIPEIFFAVAVWGILIYTTEILTQKFKRARKLLEGEPSIVIKKGKIVYEELKKNHLDLNQLQHLLRSKDVFSIRECEYAILETDGTVSALKKTLYSTPTIGDLKLPIINIELPVTLILDGEVIWDNLKSINWDETKLINEIKNNGANNVKDVLYAEWKKGEALHVQTY, via the coding sequence ATGGAATATTTGCATATCGTAAGTGTACTTGTGATAGGATATTTTTTCTTATTTATTATGGCAAAACTCCTGGGCAAAACACAGATCACACAGATTACTCCTTTTGATTTCATCTCGGCCATCGTGTTAGGCGAGCTGGTGGGAAATGCCCTATATGATCAGGAGACTGGAATCCCCGAAATATTCTTTGCTGTTGCAGTATGGGGGATTCTCATTTACACAACAGAAATCCTTACCCAAAAATTTAAACGGGCACGCAAGCTTCTTGAAGGTGAACCCTCTATTGTTATAAAAAAAGGAAAAATCGTCTATGAAGAACTGAAGAAAAATCATCTCGACCTTAATCAGCTCCAGCACCTCCTCCGTTCAAAGGATGTCTTTTCAATCAGGGAATGCGAATATGCCATTCTTGAAACAGATGGAACGGTCAGTGCATTAAAAAAAACACTTTACTCGACCCCAACCATTGGAGATTTAAAACTCCCAATAATTAATATCGAGCTGCCAGTAACTTTAATTTTAGACGGGGAAGTGATTTGGGATAATCTCAAAAGCATCAATTGGGACGAAACAAAGCTTATTAATGAAATTAAAAACAATGGCGCCAATAATGTCAAAGATGTCTTATACGCAGAGTGGAAAAAAGGAGAGGCTTTGCACGTGCAAACGTACTGA